In Euphorbia lathyris chromosome 9, ddEupLath1.1, whole genome shotgun sequence, the following are encoded in one genomic region:
- the LOC136206773 gene encoding respiratory burst oxidase homolog protein D-like, whose translation MRIEQEMRAAGGGGGGGGGDNNSDTESMSSDRTAGFSGPLNKKRSTKKSARFNIPGEINNNGGIEDPSSNYVEITLDIRDDSVAVHSVHPANHDDPEFALLAKKTLETKSSSFRASNLFRNTSSHIKQVSQELKRLASLTRRPSTSASRFDRTKSAAVHALKGLKFISSKTSSSNGWAAVDKKYDQLTASTNWLLPSSLFGECIGMNKDSKEFASELFGALARRNNVVGDFINKAQLREFWDQISDESFDTRLQTFFDMVDKDADGRITEEEVREIIIFSASANKLSTIQKQATEYAALIMEELDPENHGYILIDNLEMLLLQAPNQSVRIGDSRILSQMLSQKLKPTQENNPLKRWYQKTKYFFLDNWQRIWVMALWLGIVSGLFTYKFIQYKHKEVFEIMGYCVCVAKGGAETLKFNMALILLPVCRNTITWLRNKTKLGLAVPFDDNLNFHKVIAVGIAIGVGLHAGAHLTCDFPRLLHATEEEYEPMKPYFGEDQPENYWWFVKGVEGWTGIVMVVLMFIAFTLATPWFRRNRLNLPKSLKRLTGFNAFWYSHHLFVIVYTLLIVHGIKLYLTKTWYQKTTWMYLAVPILLYGCERLIRAFRSSIKSVKILKVAVYPGNVLALYMSKPQGFKYKSGQYMFVNCAAVSPFEWHPFSITSSPGDDYLSVHIRTLGDWTRQLKTVFSEVCQPPAAGKSGLLRAEGNTPGFPKILIDGPYGAPAQDYKKYDVVLLVGLGIGATPMISIVKDIINNMEDENDVEEGVEGSNNQNQSRKGFKTKKAYFYWVTREQGSFEWFKGIMNEVAEMDDRGVIELHNYCTSVYEEGDARSALITMLQSLHHAKNGVDVVSGTRVKSHFAKPNWRQVYKRIALQHPHSRIGVFYCGAPGLTKELNQLALDFSHKTSTKFDFHKENF comes from the exons ATGAGAATCGAACAGGAGATGCGAGCCGCCGGAGGCGGCGGCGGCGGAGGTGGTGGTGATAACAATTCAGACACAGAAAGCATGAGCAGCGATCGTACCGCCGGATTCAGCGGTCCTTTGAACAAAAAAAGATCTACAAAAAAGAGTGCGAGATTCAACATTCCCGGCGAAATCAATAACAATGGAGGAATCGAAGATCCGTCATCTAATTACGTTGAGATTACATTGGATATTCGTGATGATTCCGTTGCAGTTCACAGTGTTCATCCTGCTAATCATGACGATCCTGAGTTCGCTTTACTGGCGAAGAAGACATTGGAGACTAAATCGTCTTCTTTCCGTGCATCTAATCTGTTTCGCAACACTTCTTCTCATATTAAGCAGGTTTCTCAAGAGCTTAAACGTTTAGCTTCTCTTACAAGGAGGCCGTCTACCTCCGCTTCTAGGTTTGACAGAACGAAATCAGCTGCTGTTCATGCTTTGAAAGGTCTTAAGTTCATCTCGTCCAAAACTAGTTCGTCTAATGGTTGGGCGGCTGTTGATAAGAAATATGATCAGCTTACTGCTTCTACTAATTGGCTCCTTCCTTCTTCCTTGTTCGGCGAATGCATAG GGATGAACAAAGATTCTAAAGAATTCGCTAGTGAGTTATTTGGCGCTCTTGCTCGCCGGAATAACGTTGTCGGCGATTTCATTAACAAGGCGCAGCTTAGAGAGTTTTGGGATCAGATTTCCGATGAGAGCTTTGATACCAGGCTTCAAACCTTCTTTGACAT GGTTGATAAAGACGCCGACGGACGAATCACTGAAGAAGAAGTTAGAGAG ATTATTATCTTCAGTGCTTCTGCAAACAAGCTGTCGACAATTCAGAAACAAGCCACTGAATACGCAGCGCTAATTATGGAAGAACTGGATCCAGAGAATCATGGATACATCCTG ATTGATAACCTGGAAATGcttctactgcaagctccaaaCCAATCAGTGAGAATTGGGGATAGCAGAATTTTAAGTCAAATGTTGAGTCAAAAACTGAAGCCAACACAGGAAAACAATCCATTGAAAAGATGGtaccaaaaaacaaaatacttcTTCTTAGACAATTGGCAGAGAATCTGGGTGATGGCATTGTGGCTAGGAATAGTATCTGGACTATTTACATACAAATTCATACAGTATAAGCACAAGGAAGTGTTTGAGATAATGGGGTATTGTGTTTGTGTAGCAAAAGGAGGTGCAGAGACACTTAAATTCAATATGGCTTTAATCTTACTCCCAGTTTGTAGGAACACCATTACATGGCTCAGAAACAAGACCAAGTTAGGACTAGCTGTGCCATTTGATGACAATCTGAATTTCCATAAAGTAATTGCAGTTGGAATCGCGATCGGGGTTGGATTACACGCGGGGGCGCATTTAACATGCGATTTCCCGCGACTTCTCCATGCCACGGAAGAGGAATACGAGCCGATGAAACCTTATTTTGGTGAAGATCAACCTGAGAACTATTGGTGGTTTGTGAAAGGAGTTGAAGGGTGGACTGGAATTGTAATGGTAGTGTTAATGTTTATAGCTTTCACATTGGCTACTCCTTGGTTTAGGCGTAATAGGCTGAATTTGCCTAAATCGCTGAAGAGACTCACTGGTTTTAATGCCTTTTGGTACTCTCATCATTTGTTTGTTATTGTCTATACTCTGCTCATTGTCCATGGAATCAAACTCTACCTCACTAAGACATGGTACCAGAAAACT ACATGGATGTATCTTGCAGTGCCTATACTTCTCTATGGATGTGAAAGATTGATCAGAGCTTTTAGATCAAGCATCAAGTCTGTTAAGATACTCAAG GTTGCTGTATATCCCGGAAATGTGCTGGCATTGTACATGTCGAAGCCACAAGGCTTCAAATACAAGAGTGGACAATACATGTTTGTCAACTGCGCTGCGGTTTCTCCTTTCGAATG GCATCCATTTTCGATCACTTCATCACCCGGAGATGACTACCTGAGTGTGCACATTCGAACACTCGGAGACTGGACACGCCAACTCAAAACTGTTTTCTCAGAGGTATGTCAGCCTCCAGCTGCGGGAAAGAGTGGGCTGCTCCGAGCAGAAGGCAACACCCCAGGGTTTCCAAAGATATTGATAGACGGGCCATACGGAGCACCAGCACAAGACTACAAGAAATACGATGTCGTATTGCTTGTAGGACTTGGAATAGGCGCAACGCCAATGATAAGCATAGTGAAGGACATTATAAACAACATGGAGGATGAGAATGATGTGGAGGAAGGAGTAGAGGGAAGTAATAATCAAAATCAATCTAGAAAAGGGTTCAAGACGAAAAAAGCATACTTCTACTGGGTGACAAGAGAACAAGGATCATTCGAATGGTTTAAAGGAATAATGAATGAAGTAGCTGAAATGGATGATAGAGGAGTTATCGAGCTTCATAACTACTGTACAAGTGTGTATGAAGAAGGAGATGCGAGGTCTGCTTTGATTACTATGCTTCAATCGCTTCACCATGCCAAAAACGGTGTCGATGTGGTTTCAGGGACGAGGGTCAAATCTCACTTTGCGAAACCTAATTGGCGACAAGTCTATAAGAGAATTGCACTTCAACATCCACATTCTAGAATTG GAGTTTTCTATTGTGGAGCACCAGGACTAACGAAAGAGCTCAACCAATTAGCTTTGGACTTCTCTCATAAGACTTCCACTAAGTTCGATTTTCATAAAGAGAACTTTTAA